The DNA sequence CGTGAGCAAAAATAATAAAAAATGGCGTAATGTCGGACTATACGCAATCTTAGCGGTAGTCGTTGTGGCTTTAGGCACTGCTTTTTTAGATCGTCCTCAAAACAGTCAGTTAAGTTGGAAATATAGTCAATTTATTGATGAAGTTCAAGGGGACAAGGTAGAAAGAGTTAATTTAAGTGCTGATCGTAGCGTTGCGATCGCAACTGCAAGGGATGGACAACGTTATACAGTGAACTTACCCAATGACCCTGAATTAATCGATATTTTGTCTAATAATGGGGTAGATATTTCCGTATTGCCCCAAAGTGATGATAGTTTCTGGTTCAGAGCCTTAAGTAGTTTATTTTTCCCTGTTCTGCTCTTAGTAGGTCTATTTTTCTTACTTCGCCGTGCATCTAGTGGCCCCGGTTCTCAGGCAATGAACTTCGGGAAATCCAAAGCCAGAGTACAAATGGAGCCTCAAACTCAGGTAACTTTTGGTGATGTGGCAGGGATTGAACAAGCTAAATTAGAACTAACTGAGGTCGTTGATTTCTTAAAAAATGGGGAACGTTTTACGGCTATCGGTGCAAAAATTCCTAAAGGTGTCTTATTAGTAGGACCTCCGGGGACTGGTAAAACCCTTTTAGCCAAAGCTGTGGCAGGGGAAGCAGGTGTTCCTTTCTTCAGCATCTCTGGTTCTGAATTCGTGGAAATGTTTGTCGGTGTGGGTGCATCCCGTGTCCGTGATTTATTTGAACAGGCAAAACAAAACGCTCCTTGTATCGTCTTTATTGATGAGATTGATGCAGTAGGTCGTCAAAGGGGTGCAGGTTTAGGCGGTGGTAATGATGAAAGAGAACAAACCTTAAACCAATTATTAACCGAAATGGATGGTTTTGAGGGTAATACTGGTATTATTATTATCGCGGCAACTAACCGCCCTGATGTTCTTGATGCGGCTTTATTACGTCCCGGAAGATTCGATCGCCAAGTAGTAGTAGATCGTCCTGATTATGCTGGACGTTGTGAAATTCTCAATGTTCATGCTCGTGGTAAAACCCTTGCCGGAGATGTGGAGTTAGAAAAAATTGCTCGTCGTACTCCCGGATTCACTGGTGCAGATTTATCTAATTTACTCAACGAAGCGGCTATTTTAGCGGCAAGACGCAACTTAACTGAGATTTCTATGGATGAAGTTAATGATGCGATCGACCGTGTTTTAGCAGGTCCTGAGAAGAAAAATCGTGTAATGAGTCAAAAACGTAAAGAGTTAGTAGCTTATCATGAGGCAGGACACGCTTTAGTAGGTGCATTAATGCCCGACTATGATCCTATTCAAAAAATTAGCATTATTCCTCGTGGTCGTGCAGGTGGTTTAACTTGGTTCACTCCTAGCGAAGATCGCATGGAATCTGGTTTATACTCTCGTTCTTACCTTCAAAATCAAATGGCGGTAGCATTAGGCGGACGTATTGCCGAGGAAATTGTGTTCGGGGAAGAAGAAGTAACCACTGGAGCATCTAACGACTTACAACAAGTTGCCAGAGTAGCTCGTCAAATGATTACCCGTTTTGGTATGAGTGAGCGTTTAGGACCTGTGGCTTTAGGTCGTCAAAATGGTAATGTTTTCTTAGGTCGTGATATTGCTTCGGATCGAGATTTCTCTGACTCCACTGCCGCCATGATTGACGAGGAAGTGAAAAAATTAGTAGATGTGGCTTATCAACGAGCAAAAGATGTTTTACAAAACAATCGTCAAGTGTTAGATACATTAGCACAAATGCTTGTAGAAAAAGAAACCGTTGATTCAGAAGAATTGCAAGAGTTGCTAAACAGCAGTGATGTTAAATTAGCGGCGATGGCTTAAATCTATCAGCAAACAAAAAAACGGCTTA is a window from the Cyanobacterium sp. Dongsha4 genome containing:
- the ftsH3 gene encoding ATP-dependent zinc metalloprotease FtsH3; this translates as MSKNNKKWRNVGLYAILAVVVVALGTAFLDRPQNSQLSWKYSQFIDEVQGDKVERVNLSADRSVAIATARDGQRYTVNLPNDPELIDILSNNGVDISVLPQSDDSFWFRALSSLFFPVLLLVGLFFLLRRASSGPGSQAMNFGKSKARVQMEPQTQVTFGDVAGIEQAKLELTEVVDFLKNGERFTAIGAKIPKGVLLVGPPGTGKTLLAKAVAGEAGVPFFSISGSEFVEMFVGVGASRVRDLFEQAKQNAPCIVFIDEIDAVGRQRGAGLGGGNDEREQTLNQLLTEMDGFEGNTGIIIIAATNRPDVLDAALLRPGRFDRQVVVDRPDYAGRCEILNVHARGKTLAGDVELEKIARRTPGFTGADLSNLLNEAAILAARRNLTEISMDEVNDAIDRVLAGPEKKNRVMSQKRKELVAYHEAGHALVGALMPDYDPIQKISIIPRGRAGGLTWFTPSEDRMESGLYSRSYLQNQMAVALGGRIAEEIVFGEEEVTTGASNDLQQVARVARQMITRFGMSERLGPVALGRQNGNVFLGRDIASDRDFSDSTAAMIDEEVKKLVDVAYQRAKDVLQNNRQVLDTLAQMLVEKETVDSEELQELLNSSDVKLAAMA